In Helianthus annuus cultivar XRQ/B chromosome 3, HanXRQr2.0-SUNRISE, whole genome shotgun sequence, a single window of DNA contains:
- the LOC110929661 gene encoding transcription factor bHLH123 isoform X1, translated as MADNWWDSSSRTRPCLDSVSVSNSINLFQDTQTATTDDTTTTTATNTGAATATNTMMGLGLPSQSLPQSLDWNQALLRGDHKSDSGFRNLLQDQDSLSSNTTNFQLENNLWRPQKMYPASSQDSSSDFKQINVRGFHLDQQMPDSDSESIITCQGLNSSFQNMDLYGAPSTIMQSLFGSDHNQQQDSNFDQNQGMSNYSLYQSSYGALNVPGGGGGGELSTSNWSKYPPQPLEFGVNSPSKVQLDMGGNQLHFANNARFWNASAAGGVNDIRSSFFPSLQMQLPLSSFEDKPKITPKVVKESASESSSNKRPRNENQSTLQANFKVKKEKMGDRITALQQLVSPFGKTDTASVLSEAIDYIKFLHEQVGVLSTPYMKNGAPILQQQQQQTLDKPPEGARQDLRSRGLCLVPVSSTFPVTHETTVDFWTPTFGGTFR; from the exons ATGGCCGATAATTGGTGGGattcatcttcaagaacaagacCTTGTTTGGACTCAGTTTCTGTCAGCAACTCCATCAATCTCTTCCAAGACACCCAAACCGCCACCACGGATGACACCACCACCACGACAGCGACTAACACCGGTGCTGCCACAGCCACCAACACCATGATGGGGTTGGGTCTTCCATCACAGTCACTTCCACAGTCGTTGGATTGGAATCAAGCTTTATT GCGTGGTGATCACAAAAGTGATAGTGGTTTTCGGAATCTACTTCAAGATCAAGATAGTTTGAGCTCGAACACGACCAATTTTCAGCTTGAAAATAACCTATGGAGACCACAAAAGATGTATCCAGCTAGTTCGCAAGATTCTTCATCCGATTTCAAGCAAATCAACGTCAGGGGTTTCCACTTGGATCAGCAGATGCCAGATAGCGATAGCGAAAGCATAATCACATGCCAAGGGTTGAATTCAAGCTTTCAAAATATGGATTTATATGGAGCCCCTTCTACCATAATGCAAAGTTTATTCGGTTCAGACCACAACCAACAACAAGATTCTAATTTTGATCAAAACCAAGGAATGAGTAATTATTCTTTGTATCAATCAAGCTATGGCGCTTTAAATGTGcccggtggtggtggcggcggggAGTTGTCAACATCTAATTGGTCTAAATACCCCCCTCAACCTCTAGAATTTGGAGTGAATTCACCTTCAAAAGTGCAGTTGGACATGGGTGGCAACCAACTGCACTTTGCTAACAACGCGCGATTTTGGAATGCATCGGCTGCGGGTGGTGTAAACGATATCCGTTCGAGCTTTTTTCCATCATTACAAATGCAACTACCTTTATCAAGCTTTGAGGATAAACCTAAg ATTACACCCAAAGTAGTGAAAGAAAGCGCTAGCGAATCATCATCAAACAAAAGACCTCGAAACGAAAACCAATCAACTTTACAGGCTAATTTTAAG GTGAAAAAAGAGAAGATGGGGGACAGAATCACTGCACTCCAACAATTAGTTTCACCTTTCGGAAAA ACGGATACGGCATCTGTATTGTCTGAAGCTATTGATTATATCAAATTCTTACATGAACAAGTTGGT GTTCTAAGTACTCCATATATGAAGAATGGAGCTCCCATCttgcaacaacaacagcaacag ACACTGGATAAACCACCAGAAGGAGCAAGACAAGACCTAAGAAGTCGCGGGCTATGTTTGGTACCTGTTTCGAGCACATTTCCTGTAACACACGAAACAACGGTTGATTTCTGGACACCAACGTTTGGTGGGACTTTCAGATAA
- the LOC110929661 gene encoding transcription factor bHLH123 isoform X2: MADNWWDSSSRTRPCLDSVSVSNSINLFQDTQTATTDDTTTTTATNTGAATATNTMMGLGLPSQSLPQSLDWNQALLRGDHKSDSGFRNLLQDQDSLSSNTTNFQLENNLWRPQKMYPASSQDSSSDFKQINVRGFHLDQQMPDSDSESIITCQGLNSSFQNMDLYGAPSTIMQSLFGSDHNQQQDSNFDQNQGMSNYSLYQSSYGALNVPGGGGGGELSTSNWSKYPPQPLEFGVNSPSKVQLDMGGNQLHFANNARFWNASAAGGVNDIRSSFFPSLQMQLPLSSFEDKPKVKKEKMGDRITALQQLVSPFGKTDTASVLSEAIDYIKFLHEQVGVLSTPYMKNGAPILQQQQQQTLDKPPEGARQDLRSRGLCLVPVSSTFPVTHETTVDFWTPTFGGTFR; the protein is encoded by the exons ATGGCCGATAATTGGTGGGattcatcttcaagaacaagacCTTGTTTGGACTCAGTTTCTGTCAGCAACTCCATCAATCTCTTCCAAGACACCCAAACCGCCACCACGGATGACACCACCACCACGACAGCGACTAACACCGGTGCTGCCACAGCCACCAACACCATGATGGGGTTGGGTCTTCCATCACAGTCACTTCCACAGTCGTTGGATTGGAATCAAGCTTTATT GCGTGGTGATCACAAAAGTGATAGTGGTTTTCGGAATCTACTTCAAGATCAAGATAGTTTGAGCTCGAACACGACCAATTTTCAGCTTGAAAATAACCTATGGAGACCACAAAAGATGTATCCAGCTAGTTCGCAAGATTCTTCATCCGATTTCAAGCAAATCAACGTCAGGGGTTTCCACTTGGATCAGCAGATGCCAGATAGCGATAGCGAAAGCATAATCACATGCCAAGGGTTGAATTCAAGCTTTCAAAATATGGATTTATATGGAGCCCCTTCTACCATAATGCAAAGTTTATTCGGTTCAGACCACAACCAACAACAAGATTCTAATTTTGATCAAAACCAAGGAATGAGTAATTATTCTTTGTATCAATCAAGCTATGGCGCTTTAAATGTGcccggtggtggtggcggcggggAGTTGTCAACATCTAATTGGTCTAAATACCCCCCTCAACCTCTAGAATTTGGAGTGAATTCACCTTCAAAAGTGCAGTTGGACATGGGTGGCAACCAACTGCACTTTGCTAACAACGCGCGATTTTGGAATGCATCGGCTGCGGGTGGTGTAAACGATATCCGTTCGAGCTTTTTTCCATCATTACAAATGCAACTACCTTTATCAAGCTTTGAGGATAAACCTAAg GTGAAAAAAGAGAAGATGGGGGACAGAATCACTGCACTCCAACAATTAGTTTCACCTTTCGGAAAA ACGGATACGGCATCTGTATTGTCTGAAGCTATTGATTATATCAAATTCTTACATGAACAAGTTGGT GTTCTAAGTACTCCATATATGAAGAATGGAGCTCCCATCttgcaacaacaacagcaacag ACACTGGATAAACCACCAGAAGGAGCAAGACAAGACCTAAGAAGTCGCGGGCTATGTTTGGTACCTGTTTCGAGCACATTTCCTGTAACACACGAAACAACGGTTGATTTCTGGACACCAACGTTTGGTGGGACTTTCAGATAA